The Labilibaculum sp. sequence GGGCATAAAACCTGTTAGGGTTTTATTTTACTTCATTACTCTTCGATTCAGATAATTAACCAAAAGCAAACTGCATGCAATCACAATCATCCCGATAATTGAGAGTAAATCAGGATGTTCATCGGGAAGAACTAACCAGCTTAATGAAGCACCAAAAATTGGGACGATAAATTTCCATGTATTTAAATTGGAAACTTTTACGCCGGGACGTTGCAAAAGGCCAAACCAAATGGTGATGGCAAATGCCGAGACCATAGCTAACCAAGCTAATGAAAGATAGTATTCGCCTGGATGAATGGTATTCCAGGATGGATTTTCTATTGGAATAGAGATTAGCATCAGTACGGCACCTCCAATTATCATCGAAAAGGAAGCCAGTACCCGGGGAGGCATGTCTTTTGCATCACGCGACACAATTACATTGCCGGTACTTCCTACAATGTTATTAAGGATTAAAATTCCTACACCAAGTGGAATTGTTGTTGTTAGAACAAAATCAGCTCTGCCCAGACTAATGATACACACGCCGGTTATTCCCAAAATAATGGCAAATATTTTTTCCCAGCTCATCTTGTCATTAGCAAGCATAAAATGGGCAAAAACAGCAGCGAACAAAGGTTGCGCACCAATTAACATGGCTGCCAAAGCACCCGGAACAAAACTAATTCCCGTATAGAACAATCCGTAAAGGAAAGTGGTTTGCAGCAAGGCTACCCAAAGAATGAACCGCCATCTTTTTTTCGATTCCAGGATTTTATACTTCAAATCTTTAATGAAGGGAAGAATAATTAATCCCGAAAGGAGAAATCGAATACCAGCAAATTGAAGCGGAGTTGTATATTTTAAACCTATTTTAATTGCTGTAAATGGAGTTGCCCAAAGCAAGCACGCAAAAATGGCCAATACGGTAGTTGAGAATAGGAATTTCTTCATGGGGCACGGTAAATTTTCTGTAAACTTAGGGATTTTTAGTTGATCTCTGAGAAGAAGTGTGTTTTAATATTTACGGAGTTTATTGTGTTGTATAAATAATGAAACCGATACGTTTAATTTATTAATACAATATAAAATAGTATATAAATAGTAGTTGTTATTAATAATAAGACGTAAAAATAATTTTAATGATAAGATGATATAATTTATTAATTGTAAAATATATGTATCTTAATGGTTTATTATTTTAGTACAGAAAAATAATCCGATGAATCAACAATTATTAGCACATGCCAAAGCAATTGAGGTAGGAATGATTGCAATTGCGATAGTAGATTTCTGGAAAATGAAGAAGCCAAAAATAAATGATCACCTGCAACTGAATCTGGAAGAGTTAAACATTCAAAATAAGATTCTTCAAGATTCATTTGGAACCGTGCGTAATGGCGCTTATACTTTGGAGATGAAAAAGCTGAATAGTCAAATAGCAAGTTTATTTGTTGGCTTAAAGTATATGATAAAGGCTTACTTACATCATCCCGATAAGGAGATTGTAAACAGTGCAGGGAGAGTTTGGGGGCAACTTGCAGTCATTGGTGTAGATACTCACAAGAAAAATCTGGAAAAAAAAATTTCTGGTTTGCAAATATTAACTGAGAGACTATTATCAGGAAAACTAAAAGCTGATGCCGATAAACTAAAGGGAACCGAGAAGTATTTAACGGTTTTACACCTGAGCCTCGATCAATTGAAAGCGCTTTACAGGCTAACCAATACTGAGCAGGTTAAGCGCAAACAAAGAGTGCAGACAACGGCACAGGCTCATAAGGTGCATCGAATATTAAATGATGATATTTTTCCTTTTTTATTCACTTTCCGACAGGTAGATCCTGATCGTTACGACAGTTTTGCCCGATTCGTCGAATTTGAGTTGAAGAATACCAATGCTGTTATCAGAGCGCGCAGAACGCGTTGGGCAAATAGGAAGAAAGAGGATGAAAGAATTTAAATTATATTCCATTGTTCAGTTTTTGTTGTTTCTATTGAGCGGTAAATGATGATTTTTAAATTTGAATGGAAATTAAAATCCCCATCAAACGAAAGTCTGATGGGGATTCTGTATTGTAATTTTCTTCAAATTTTATTTTGCTTCTTTCACATACTTGTCAAGCCAGTTGGCGAAAGTGCGCTGCCATAAAATTCCGTTTTGAACGCCCAGAACCCAATGGTTTTCTTCAGGTAAATGAAGAAACTGAGCAGGAATTCCGCGCAGGCGTGCAGCATTAAATGCCTGCATTCCCTGCGATTCAACAATGCGGTAATCTTTTCCGCCGTGTATAACTAAAATCGGAGTATCCCAATTCTGAACAAATTTATGTGGAGAATTAGCATAAGAGCGTTGAGCAATCTTGTTGTCTTTTTCCCAGAAAGGACCGCCAAGATCCCAGTTTACGAACCACATTTCTTCGGTTTCTAAATACTGAGCTTCCAAATTGAACATGCCGTCGTGAGCAATAAATGCTTTGAATCGTTTCTCGTGGTGTCCGGCCAGCCAGTAGGCCGAGAATCCACCATAAGAGGCGCCAACGCAACCCAAACGGTTTTCGTCAACAAACGGTTCTTGCTTAACAGCATCAATAGCGCTTAAGTAATCTTTCATGTTTTGTCCGCCATAATCGCCTGAAATTTGTTCATTCCACTCCTGAC is a genomic window containing:
- a CDS encoding DMT family transporter translates to MKKFLFSTTVLAIFACLLWATPFTAIKIGLKYTTPLQFAGIRFLLSGLIILPFIKDLKYKILESKKRWRFILWVALLQTTFLYGLFYTGISFVPGALAAMLIGAQPLFAAVFAHFMLANDKMSWEKIFAIILGITGVCIISLGRADFVLTTTIPLGVGILILNNIVGSTGNVIVSRDAKDMPPRVLASFSMIIGGAVLMLISIPIENPSWNTIHPGEYYLSLAWLAMVSAFAITIWFGLLQRPGVKVSNLNTWKFIVPIFGASLSWLVLPDEHPDLLSIIGMIVIACSLLLVNYLNRRVMK
- a CDS encoding DUF6261 family protein is translated as MNQQLLAHAKAIEVGMIAIAIVDFWKMKKPKINDHLQLNLEELNIQNKILQDSFGTVRNGAYTLEMKKLNSQIASLFVGLKYMIKAYLHHPDKEIVNSAGRVWGQLAVIGVDTHKKNLEKKISGLQILTERLLSGKLKADADKLKGTEKYLTVLHLSLDQLKALYRLTNTEQVKRKQRVQTTAQAHKVHRILNDDIFPFLFTFRQVDPDRYDSFARFVEFELKNTNAVIRARRTRWANRKKEDERI